In Kutzneria kofuensis, the DNA window GCATCGGCGTGAACATGAAGCCGCTGACCCCCAGCACGCCGACGGCGGTGGCGATCAGCGGCACCAACACCAGCACGGTCATGGACGTGGCCAGAGAGCGCTCTCTGAGCCACTGGAGCAGCACCAGGCCCAGCAAAGCGATCGGCAGCGTGAAGGCGATCGCGTACGGGGCGATGTGCATCAGCTCGACGAGCACGGGTCACCTCATCCCGTCGAAGCGGTAGCCGACGCCCCAGACGGTGACGATCCGCTTGGGGTTGGCCGGGTCCTGCTCGATCTTCTCCCGCAACCGTCGCACATGGACGGTCACAGTGGACTGATCGCCGAAGTCCCAACCCCACACGCGTTCCAGCAGCTGAGGTCGGCTGAACGCCTGGCCGGGGTTGACCATGAAGAACACCAGCAGGTCGAACTCCCGTGTGGTCAACGACAACGGGGAGCCGTTCAGGGTCGCGCTGCGGGCTACGGTGTCCAGCCGCAGATCTCCGTCCTCGATGACGCCCATCGACGGCCCCGACGGCACGCCCTTGGCGCGCCGCAGCACCGAGCCGACGCGCAGCGCCAGCTCGCGGGGGCTGAACGGCTTGGTGACGTAGTCGTCCGCGCCGAGCTGGAGCCCGACGACGCGGTCCTCCTCCTCGCCGAGCGCGGTGAGCATGACGATCGGCACCGAGTGGCGCTGCCGGAGCCGCCGGCACACCTCGAGGCCGTCGATGCCGGGCAGCATCAGGTCCAGCACGATCAGGTCGGGCAGCTGCTTGGCGACCAGTTGGAGAGCGCTCTCTCCGTCTCCGGCGACGACCACCTCGTGTCCGTCGCGCTCCAGGTAGCGGCGCACCACGTCGCGCACCGTCTCGTCGTCGTCGACGACCAGGACCCGTCCAGTCATGTCCTCACCAGTTCGTCAGCACCAGATGGTTGACCGCGAGCGCGGTCAGCGCCTGCGCCGCCAGCCACCACCGGCGGGTCGACGCCGGCAGCAGCGCCGCCGCCGGCACCAGCCACACCGTGAACGGTAGCCAGATGCGTTCCACTTCCGCCTTGCTCAACCCGGTGACGTCGGCCAGCAGGATCGCCAGCACGGCGGCGCCGGTCAGCAGCAACAACGGCGATCCCGGCAGCCGCCGCAGCCCGGCGATGGCCGCCGGGCCGGCCGCGAGCACCAGGGCGGCCAGGTCCGCCCATACCCAGTAGGAGTACGGCCGCAGGGCGCCGATGCCCTGGTAGTAGCGCTCGACCACCAGGTGGTAGCCGTCGAACCACCAGAACCCGGACGCAGCGAAGGCGGCCATGACTGCGAGTGCCGCGACAACGGCCACTCCCAGTGCGACCCAGCGTCGGCTCATGACCAGGGCCGCCAGCGCGACCAGACCGAACAGCAGCAGCCCGTAGGAGAGGAACACCGAGTAGCCGAGCAGCAGCCCGCCGGCGACCCAGGCGATCCAGTGCCGCTGCACCAGCAGCGCGACGGCCAGCGCTGTGACGCCTGCGAACAAGCCGTCGGCGGAGACGCCCATCCAGACGGCTCCCGGCAGCAACACCGAGAACGGCACGACGGCGGAAGCCAGCTCGCCGGTGCTGACGGAGCGAGTCGTCGAGGCGGGATCGGCACGGCGCCACGGCCACGGCCACGGCACCACCGTCGACGCCAGCTCGGTGTTGCCGAGGGATCGGATCGTCCACGGCACGGCGAAGGCGGTGAGGCTGCCGATGAGGATCACGAACACGCCGGCCCACGCGCCGCCGCCGAGGCCGAGCCGGTCCAGCCACACGAAGATCAGCAGCGCGCCCGGTGGGTGTCCGGCGACGTGCGTGGTCCACGAGTCGGGCTGGAAGTCGAGGATCCGGCCGCTGAACGACCGGAGCATCGCCGCGATGTCGTGCACGCCGGGCACCTCGTGCAGGTACTCGTCCCTGGAGGTGAGCCGGTCGGCGATGCCGCGCTGCCAGCCGTCGATCAACGCCAGCGAGAAGGTCCAGGCGACCGCGAGCGGATAGGCGAATCGCAGCGGCGGCCGCCAGGCGATCACCACGACGGCGACGAGAATCGCGAGCGGGGTGCCGATGCCGACGTGCGGCATCCATTGCGCGAACAGCGGGGGCGCTGCCGCGAAAACGTTCGGCACGGCGAGTCCGACCGCCGTGGCGATGCCCACGAACACCAGTGCCGCGCCGCCCACGACGAGATCAAGGCGCAAGCCGGTGCGTTGGGCCACGGAGGACACGGTAGCGGCCACGCTGGCCGAACCCGTGGTTCGCAAGAACTCCGTAAGACTTTTCGAGCCGTCAGCTTTCGGTAAGCAGGCAAAGGGTTCTGCCGGTTCCGGCGCGGTCCTAACTTCGGCCGGGTGGATACCGTCGATGTGGTGCTGCCGTGCCTGGACGAGGCATTGGCGCTGCCGGCCGTGCTGACCGCGCTGCCACCGGGATATCGCGCGATCGTCGTCGACAACGGATCGTCGGACGGCTCGCCGGAAGTCGCCGCGGCGCACGGCGCAATGGTCGTGCGTGAATCGCGGCGCGGTTATGGCGCCGCCGTGCACACCGGCTTGGAGCACGCGACCGCCGACATCGTCTGCTTCCTGGACGCCGACGGGTCGTTGAACCCCCGGCAGTTGCCGGCGCTCGTGCGCACAGTGCAAGGCGGCGCGGATATGGCCGTGGGACGGCGAATTCCGCAGGGACGTGGCAGTTGGCCGTGGCATGCCCGTCTGGGCAACCGAATTCTCGCCGCGCTGATGCGGAAACGGGGACTCAAGGTGAGGGACATCGCGCCGATGCGGGCCGTCCGCCGCGAGCGACTGCTGGCTCTCCAGGTCGAGGACCGGGCCTTCGGCTATCCGCTCGAACTGCTCATCCGTGCCGCCGAGGCGAACTGGCGGGTCGTCGAGTCGGACGTCACGTACCGGCCGCGGACCGCCGGCACGAAGTCCAAGGTTTCCGGTTCGGTGCGCGGGACTCTGCGGGCCGTGCACGACATGGCGGGGGTGCTCCGATGACCGATCGTGCCTGCGTGCTGGTGGTGGCGAAGGCCCCGGTGTCGGGTCTGGCCAAGACCCGGCTGACTCCGGCCGCGACGCCGGAGCAGGCCGCCGAGGTGGCCGCCGCGTCGTTGCTGGACACGCTGGATGCCGTGTTGTCGGTGCCGCGCGTCCGGCGAGTCGTCGCGATGACCGGCGACCTCGAGAAGGCGGCGCGGTCCGCCGAGCTGCGCCGGATGTTGCGTTGGTTCGACGTGATTCCCCAGCGCGGCAACGACTTCGCCGAACGACTTGCGAACGCGCATCACGACGTCGCCGACCTGCCGGTGGTGCAGATCGGCATGGACACGCCGCAGGTGACGCCCTGGCTGCTCGGCTCGGCGGTCGTCAGCACGCTCGCCGGCGACGCCGCGCTCGGCCTCGCCGAGGACGGCGGCTGGTGGGCGCTCGGTCTGAAGGATCCGTTGCACGCCATGGCCCTGCGCCGTGTCCCGATGTCGCAGCCGGACACCGGGAGCCGAACCCTGGACGCGTTGCACGACCTGGATCTGCAGGTCTCGCCGCTGCCGGTCTTGTCCGACGTGGACACGATCGAGGACGCGAGAAGGGTGGCGGCGTTGTTGCCGCGCAGCAGGTTCGCGGCCGCGGTCAGTGTGGTGAGGCAGCCCGTCTCGTGACCACCACCGAGTTCGATCCCGGGCTGCTCGGCGAGCACTGCTGGCTGGAGTGCGCGAACGGGGAGCGAGTGATGCTGCCGGTGACCAGGTGGCAGGAGCTGGACAGCACGGACGAGCCGCTGCTGGCCGCGTGTCTCGGGCCGACGCTGGACGTCGGCTGTGGGCCGGGTCGGCTGGTCGAGGCGCTGACGCGGCGCGGCGTGATCGCGCTCGGCGTGGACGTCTCGCCGATCGCCGTCGAGCTGACCCAGGCCCGCGGCGCGCCCGCGCTGTGCCGGGACGTGTTCGAACGCATCCCCGGCGAAGGCCGCTGGCGGCATGTTCTGTTGGCCGACGGCAACATCGGCATCGGCGGCGACCCGGTCGCGTTGCTACGCAGGGCCCACGAGCTACTCCGGCCCGACGGCAGTGTGCTGGCCGAACTCGATCCGCCCGGCACCGGCCTGCGCCGCCAGCAGGTTCGACTGTCCAGCGTGGACAGCAGCGGCGGCTGGTTCGACTGGGCCCGGCTCGGCCCGGACGGGTTGGAGCGCACAGCCGGCGAGGCCGGCTTGGAGATTCGATGGTTGACGGAAAGGGGCGGCCGGTGGTTCGCCGAGCTCCAGCGGCACTGATGCGGCGGCGCGGTGTGAAAAGCCTCCGGGAGACCGTGAGCCGGCTGCAGGACAAGGCGTTCGGGCTGCTGAGGTTCAAGAGCCTGGTGCACGATCCGCGGGTCACCTCACGCATCGGAACCTGGCTGGGCATCGCCTTCACGGTCTGCTTCGTCACGGGCGTGATCAGCCACTTCATCCAGCACCCGGCGAGTTGGTTCTCCTGGCCGAGCCGGCCGGTCAACCTGTACCGGATCACGCAGGGGGCGCACGTCATCTCCGGCGTGGCGGCGATTCCGTTGCTCATCGCCAAGCTGTGGACGGTCTACCCGAAGCTGTTCGAACGGCCGGCGGTGAAGTCGGTGCTGCACGCGCTGGAGCGGATCTCCATTCTGGTGCTGGCCGGCGCGGCGTTCTTCGAACTGGCCTCCGGCACGTTCAACGCGGCGCAGAACTACCCGTGGAGCTTCTTCTTCACCACGGCGCACTATGCGGTCGCGTGGATCGCGTTCGGCTCGCTGCTGGTGCACATCGCGGTGAAGCTGCCGCTGATCCGGGAATCGCTGGGCAAACGCGAGATCGACGTGAGCCGCCGGGCGTTCCTGCGCACGACGTGGCTGACCAGCGGCGTCGCCGTGCTGGTGTTCGGCGGCAGCACGATTCCGTTCCTGCGCAACGTGTCCGCCCTGTCGGAGCGGTCCAACGGCGGCCTGCAGGGGCTGCCGGTGAACCGCACCGCCAAGGAGGCCAACGTGAACACGGTCGATTCGAGCTGGCGGCTGGAGGTCGTCGGCCCCAACGGCACCTCGACGTTCTCCCGCGAACAGCTCCAGTCGATGCGGCAGACCACCGCTGAGCTGCCGATCGCGTGTGTCGAGGGCTGGAGTCAGACCGCCACCTGGACCGGTGTGCCGGTGATGGACCTGCTCGCAGCGGTCGGGGCGCCGGCAGGGGCGTCGATCCGGGTCAGCTCGCTGGAGAAGGGCGGGCTGTACAACTCGACCACGTTGCCCGGCACCCACACCTCGGATCCGTTGACGCTGTTGGCATTGAGGCTGGAGGGCAAGGTGCTCGACCTCGATCACGGCTACCCGTGCCGGATCATCGCCCCGAGCCGGCCCGGTGTGCTGCAGACCAAGTGGGTTCGCCGGCTGGAGGTGATCACGTGAGGACCACGCGGGCGATCCTGAGCCTGCTCGGGCTGGCGGCGCTGGTCTGGGGCGGGTGGATGGCGTATCCGATGGCCAAGGA includes these proteins:
- a CDS encoding response regulator transcription factor; the protein is MTGRVLVVDDDETVRDVVRRYLERDGHEVVVAGDGESALQLVAKQLPDLIVLDLMLPGIDGLEVCRRLRQRHSVPIVMLTALGEEEDRVVGLQLGADDYVTKPFSPRELALRVGSVLRRAKGVPSGPSMGVIEDGDLRLDTVARSATLNGSPLSLTTREFDLLVFFMVNPGQAFSRPQLLERVWGWDFGDQSTVTVHVRRLREKIEQDPANPKRIVTVWGVGYRFDGMR
- a CDS encoding molybdopterin-dependent oxidoreductase; amino-acid sequence: MQDKAFGLLRFKSLVHDPRVTSRIGTWLGIAFTVCFVTGVISHFIQHPASWFSWPSRPVNLYRITQGAHVISGVAAIPLLIAKLWTVYPKLFERPAVKSVLHALERISILVLAGAAFFELASGTFNAAQNYPWSFFFTTAHYAVAWIAFGSLLVHIAVKLPLIRESLGKREIDVSRRAFLRTTWLTSGVAVLVFGGSTIPFLRNVSALSERSNGGLQGLPVNRTAKEANVNTVDSSWRLEVVGPNGTSTFSREQLQSMRQTTAELPIACVEGWSQTATWTGVPVMDLLAAVGAPAGASIRVSSLEKGGLYNSTTLPGTHTSDPLTLLALRLEGKVLDLDHGYPCRIIAPSRPGVLQTKWVRRLEVIT
- a CDS encoding class I SAM-dependent methyltransferase yields the protein MTTTEFDPGLLGEHCWLECANGERVMLPVTRWQELDSTDEPLLAACLGPTLDVGCGPGRLVEALTRRGVIALGVDVSPIAVELTQARGAPALCRDVFERIPGEGRWRHVLLADGNIGIGGDPVALLRRAHELLRPDGSVLAELDPPGTGLRRQQVRLSSVDSSGGWFDWARLGPDGLERTAGEAGLEIRWLTERGGRWFAELQRH
- a CDS encoding glycosyltransferase family 2 protein → MDTVDVVLPCLDEALALPAVLTALPPGYRAIVVDNGSSDGSPEVAAAHGAMVVRESRRGYGAAVHTGLEHATADIVCFLDADGSLNPRQLPALVRTVQGGADMAVGRRIPQGRGSWPWHARLGNRILAALMRKRGLKVRDIAPMRAVRRERLLALQVEDRAFGYPLELLIRAAEANWRVVESDVTYRPRTAGTKSKVSGSVRGTLRAVHDMAGVLR
- a CDS encoding TIGR04282 family arsenosugar biosynthesis glycosyltransferase, encoding MTDRACVLVVAKAPVSGLAKTRLTPAATPEQAAEVAAASLLDTLDAVLSVPRVRRVVAMTGDLEKAARSAELRRMLRWFDVIPQRGNDFAERLANAHHDVADLPVVQIGMDTPQVTPWLLGSAVVSTLAGDAALGLAEDGGWWALGLKDPLHAMALRRVPMSQPDTGSRTLDALHDLDLQVSPLPVLSDVDTIEDARRVAALLPRSRFAAAVSVVRQPVS